From the Marinomonas sp. THO17 genome, one window contains:
- a CDS encoding insulinase family protein: MTDRIAHHAAFRFIRSEFIDALNASVQEFEHLVTGAKHFHIASENDENVFLVGLKTVPTDSCGVAHILEHTVLCGSERFPVRDPFFMMIRRSLNTFMNAFTSSDWTAYPFASKNKKDFHNLLDVYLDAVFFSRLDELDFSQEGHRLEFDEPTNPESDLTFKGVVFNEMKGAMSSTTSVLWQTLTKYLFPNNTYHFNSGGEPTDIPDLSYEDLLAFYRTHYHPSNAVFMTFGDIPAETLQEAFESKVLSRFERLEAQVSVPNAKRYFSPVRVEEGYAADEVKEDASHVVVGWLLGESTDLNQQFEAQLLSSVLLDNSASPLRRALENSELGRAPSPLCGLEDTNKEMSFMCGLEGVKRVDAERVEALILKTLQEVSEQGVPQAMVDAMLHQLELSQREIGGGSYPYGLQLILAGLSTAVHSGDVIAQLDLDPVIADMRKKVQAPDYIPNLIKHLLLSNAHRVTLTLSPDDALEARRNQAEKDRLSRIKASLSNEQKQQIIECSEALKKRQGQVDDMSILPKVGLEDVPARLPEYEYEQLEGNLPITFYPQGTNGLVYLQLVIELPELDEEETSYLPLFSSVMTELGVGDKDYLAMQEKQAQVCGGLGASNSIRASLADRQAVKGYFVLSSKALVPNVQAMSELLRDTMLHVRFDETERLQELVAQRRARREQSITGQGHSLAMAAASSAISGLAAQQEAWGGMTGIRAAIALDDAMQKDAAAVEAVLAVFKRLHGKLLAAKKQLLLVAEAQHEGSITTCVKQVFADLSAGDISQSFSLAVKEGQVKLAWLTSTQVNFCSKAYKTAFGEHPDVAALTVLGGFLRNGFLHRAIREQGGAYGGGATFDGGTGSFRFYSYRDPRLTETLADFDASIEWLLNNQHSEEALEEAILGVIGSMDKPGSPAGEAQSDFYVQLHGRSLAYREAFRAKVLAVTIEQLQQVAKTYLTQENENLAVVSSASKREELETLGFDIQSL; encoded by the coding sequence ATGACAGATCGCATCGCGCATCATGCTGCGTTTCGTTTTATTCGCAGTGAGTTTATTGACGCTCTGAACGCCAGTGTTCAGGAGTTCGAGCATTTAGTTACTGGCGCAAAGCACTTTCATATCGCATCGGAAAACGATGAGAATGTCTTTTTGGTGGGGTTAAAAACTGTACCAACCGATTCTTGCGGTGTTGCACATATTTTGGAACATACTGTTTTATGTGGTTCTGAACGATTCCCGGTGCGTGATCCCTTTTTCATGATGATTCGTCGTTCTTTGAATACTTTCATGAATGCTTTTACCTCCTCTGATTGGACCGCTTATCCTTTCGCCAGTAAAAATAAGAAAGATTTCCACAATCTATTAGATGTGTATTTGGATGCGGTGTTTTTCTCGCGTCTGGACGAATTGGATTTTTCGCAAGAAGGTCATCGTTTGGAATTTGATGAGCCGACTAACCCTGAATCCGATTTGACCTTCAAGGGTGTGGTGTTCAATGAAATGAAAGGCGCCATGAGCTCAACCACTTCTGTATTGTGGCAGACCCTAACAAAGTACTTGTTCCCGAATAACACCTATCACTTTAACTCTGGCGGTGAGCCTACTGATATCCCCGATTTGTCTTATGAAGACTTATTGGCTTTTTACCGTACACATTATCATCCTTCCAATGCAGTATTCATGACCTTTGGTGATATCCCAGCTGAGACTTTGCAAGAAGCATTTGAAAGCAAAGTGTTGAGTCGCTTTGAGCGCCTTGAAGCACAAGTTAGTGTGCCAAATGCAAAGCGTTACTTTTCGCCTGTGCGGGTCGAAGAAGGCTATGCTGCTGATGAAGTGAAAGAAGACGCGAGCCATGTTGTTGTCGGTTGGTTGTTGGGTGAAAGTACCGACTTGAATCAGCAATTTGAAGCGCAACTCCTATCTAGCGTGTTACTTGATAATAGTGCTTCACCATTACGTCGTGCTTTGGAAAACTCAGAACTTGGTAGAGCGCCATCGCCTCTGTGTGGTTTGGAAGATACGAATAAAGAAATGAGTTTCATGTGTGGTCTTGAAGGGGTGAAGCGTGTCGATGCAGAGCGAGTAGAAGCCTTAATTTTGAAGACATTACAAGAGGTCTCAGAACAAGGCGTACCACAAGCGATGGTTGACGCTATGTTGCACCAACTGGAGTTAAGCCAGCGTGAAATTGGCGGTGGTAGCTACCCATATGGTTTGCAATTGATTTTAGCGGGTTTGTCTACCGCAGTGCATTCTGGCGATGTGATTGCGCAATTGGATCTGGACCCTGTGATCGCAGATATGCGAAAAAAAGTTCAAGCGCCGGATTACATCCCGAATCTTATTAAGCATTTGCTCTTGTCGAATGCTCACCGAGTTACCTTAACGTTAAGTCCAGACGATGCTTTGGAAGCACGTCGCAATCAAGCAGAAAAAGATCGCTTGAGTCGTATCAAAGCCTCTTTAAGCAATGAGCAAAAACAGCAAATCATCGAATGCAGCGAAGCCTTGAAAAAACGTCAAGGACAAGTAGATGACATGAGCATTTTGCCGAAAGTGGGTCTTGAAGATGTTCCTGCTCGCTTACCCGAATATGAATACGAGCAGTTAGAGGGTAACTTGCCTATTACCTTTTATCCGCAGGGTACCAATGGCTTGGTGTATCTACAGTTGGTGATTGAACTGCCTGAATTAGATGAAGAAGAAACCAGCTATTTGCCTTTGTTCTCGTCGGTAATGACAGAGTTAGGGGTAGGCGATAAAGATTATCTGGCGATGCAAGAAAAGCAGGCGCAAGTGTGTGGTGGTTTGGGCGCTTCGAATTCCATTCGTGCGAGCCTTGCAGATCGTCAAGCGGTGAAAGGTTATTTTGTACTTTCGTCTAAAGCTTTGGTGCCGAATGTTCAGGCGATGAGTGAATTGTTACGCGATACCATGTTGCACGTTCGTTTTGATGAAACGGAGCGTCTGCAAGAGCTGGTGGCTCAGCGTCGTGCTCGTCGTGAACAATCCATTACAGGGCAAGGTCATTCTTTGGCTATGGCAGCGGCGTCCAGTGCTATTTCTGGTTTGGCCGCACAACAAGAAGCTTGGGGTGGTATGACTGGTATTCGTGCCGCGATTGCTTTGGATGATGCAATGCAGAAAGATGCCGCTGCCGTAGAGGCGGTATTAGCGGTATTCAAACGGTTGCATGGCAAGTTGTTGGCGGCTAAGAAACAGTTGTTGTTGGTTGCGGAAGCGCAGCACGAAGGCAGTATTACGACGTGTGTAAAGCAGGTGTTTGCCGATTTGTCTGCTGGCGATATATCGCAATCTTTTTCCTTGGCGGTGAAAGAGGGACAAGTTAAGTTAGCTTGGTTGACATCCACACAAGTGAATTTCTGCAGTAAAGCCTATAAAACCGCTTTCGGTGAACACCCAGATGTAGCGGCGTTAACTGTGTTAGGTGGCTTCTTGCGCAACGGTTTCTTGCATCGCGCTATTCGTGAGCAAGGCGGCGCATATGGCGGTGGTGCGACTTTTGATGGTGGCACTGGCAGTTTCCGCTTTTACTCTTATCGCGACCCAAGATTAACAGAGACTTTGGCAGATTTTGATGCTTCTATTGAATGGTTGTTAAACAATCAGCATAGTGAAGAAGCATTAGAAGAAGCCATCTTAGGTGTGATTGGTTCTATGGATAAACCTGGATCACCTGCTGGTGAAGCGCAAAGCGATTTCTATGTGCAATTGCACGGACGAAGTCTGGCTTATCGAGAAGCGTTTCGAGCGAAAGTCTTAGCCGTCACTATTGAGCAATTGCAACAGGTGGCAAAGACGTATTTAACTCAAGAGAATGAAAACCTTGCTGTTGTTTCTTCTGCTTCGAAACGAGAAGAGCTTGAAACCTTAGGCTTTGATATTCAATCTCTATAA
- a CDS encoding 1-acyl-sn-glycerol-3-phosphate acyltransferase, with amino-acid sequence MDQFHDIRPYNDAEVAEVLQNLVATPDFINTIIGFRFANWPKWMNGPLALVVKLALQRQVAKISNVHEFQMRVADYMERMIKTTTSNVEYRGIEKLKKGEGYLFLSNHRDIAMDPAFVNYGLYLAGLDTVRIAIGDNLLRRPFVSDLMRLNKSFIVKRSANGIREMMAAFGQLSSYITESLTKDHANIWIAQKEGRAKDGLDQTDPAIIKMFYMSQKKEKKTFAEAMANLKIVPVSISYEYDPCAFDKANELHQKSSTGSYEKAEFEDIDSIKNGIVGQKGKVVVTFGEVINDGFETPEEFVEEVDRQIISNYAIQSTNESAFAMLQGKECSDNAFANYLKNCPEHLRDKVLSMYANPLKQQLKYIVKDNEE; translated from the coding sequence ATGGATCAGTTTCACGATATCCGCCCCTACAACGACGCTGAAGTTGCGGAGGTGCTACAGAATCTGGTGGCAACACCAGATTTTATCAACACAATTATTGGTTTTCGCTTTGCTAATTGGCCCAAATGGATGAATGGCCCATTAGCTTTAGTTGTTAAGCTGGCGCTGCAGCGTCAGGTGGCAAAGATTTCCAATGTTCATGAGTTTCAAATGCGCGTTGCCGATTACATGGAGCGCATGATTAAAACCACCACCAGTAATGTAGAATACCGTGGGATTGAAAAACTAAAAAAGGGCGAGGGTTACTTGTTTTTGTCAAACCACAGAGACATCGCAATGGATCCCGCTTTTGTTAATTACGGTCTGTATTTGGCAGGATTGGATACGGTACGTATTGCAATTGGTGATAACTTATTGCGTCGTCCTTTTGTGTCGGATTTGATGCGTTTGAATAAGAGTTTCATTGTTAAACGGTCTGCTAACGGTATTCGTGAAATGATGGCCGCATTTGGTCAGTTATCTTCCTATATCACGGAGTCTTTGACGAAAGATCATGCCAATATTTGGATTGCTCAAAAAGAAGGTCGTGCTAAAGACGGTTTAGACCAGACTGATCCTGCCATTATTAAAATGTTTTACATGAGTCAGAAAAAAGAGAAAAAAACTTTTGCTGAGGCCATGGCAAACTTAAAAATAGTACCGGTATCGATTTCCTATGAATATGACCCTTGTGCCTTTGATAAAGCCAATGAGTTGCATCAAAAGTCCTCAACGGGTAGCTATGAGAAAGCCGAATTTGAGGACATAGATAGTATCAAAAATGGTATTGTTGGTCAGAAAGGTAAAGTGGTAGTGACTTTTGGTGAAGTCATTAACGATGGATTTGAAACGCCTGAAGAGTTCGTTGAGGAAGTGGATCGTCAGATCATTAGCAATTATGCCATTCAGTCCACAAATGAATCAGCCTTTGCCATGCTGCAAGGGAAAGAGTGTTCGGATAATGCCTTCGCGAACTATCTAAAAAATTGTCCAGAGCACTTACGTGACAAGGTTCTGTCTATGTATGCCAACCCTCTGAAACAACAGTTGAAATATATAGTGAAAGACAACGAGGAGTAA
- a CDS encoding lysophospholipid acyltransferase family protein: MGFGQSLRSWLGSGIFFVYYMLSTVLFGALAPLATLLLPEAFRQPVLNLHNKGLLFMFRVLCGVRVEFVGLENIDRQRTFVLVANHQSEWETYLLQVLMAPVSTVLKKELLSVPFFGWGLRMVQPIAIDRSQRTNALKQIISQGKERIEDGRSVLIFPEGTRIAPNKAQAFNKGAAMLATSAKAPILPIVHNAGYTWPGKKWRKFPGTIRVVVGPIIESDGKKTSELHDEMDGWMRAEMANLPKGNAITFDD; this comes from the coding sequence ATGGGCTTTGGGCAGTCACTAAGATCTTGGTTAGGATCTGGTATCTTCTTTGTTTATTACATGTTGTCGACCGTGCTGTTTGGTGCATTAGCACCTTTAGCGACACTATTATTGCCAGAGGCATTTCGACAGCCTGTTTTAAATCTTCATAACAAAGGATTGTTATTCATGTTCCGCGTGCTTTGCGGGGTAAGAGTAGAATTTGTTGGTTTGGAAAACATTGATAGACAGCGAACTTTTGTATTGGTGGCAAACCACCAAAGTGAATGGGAAACTTATTTGTTGCAGGTGCTAATGGCTCCGGTATCAACAGTACTCAAGAAAGAATTGTTATCTGTGCCTTTCTTTGGTTGGGGGCTGCGTATGGTACAACCTATCGCGATTGATCGTTCACAACGCACTAATGCTTTGAAACAGATTATTAGTCAGGGCAAAGAACGTATCGAAGATGGCCGTTCGGTGCTGATTTTTCCAGAGGGAACGCGCATAGCACCGAATAAAGCACAAGCCTTTAATAAAGGAGCAGCTATGTTAGCGACTTCCGCTAAAGCACCAATTTTGCCGATTGTGCACAACGCGGGTTACACTTGGCCCGGTAAGAAATGGCGTAAATTTCCAGGCACTATTCGAGTTGTTGTTGGTCCTATCATTGAATCTGACGGAAAGAAAACTTCAGAGTTGCATGATGAAATGGATGGTTGGATGCGTGCAGAGATGGCAAATTTACCCAAAGGTAATGCTATTACCTTTGACGATTAA
- the fabB gene encoding beta-ketoacyl-ACP synthase I, whose translation MRRVVVTGLGIVSCLGNDKDSVLNSLREGQSGIRFAEDYKENGFRSHVCGRIDLDADTIDRKVRRFMGDAATYAYVSMQQAITDAGLTEEQVSNIRTGLVAGSGGASARNLVEAADTLREKGVKRVGPYRVTQTMGSTVSACLATPFKIKGVNYSITSACSTSAHCIGNAMELIQLGKQDIVFAGGGEEESWTQTCMFDAMGALSSKYNETPEKASRAYDANRDGFVIAGGGGMLVIEELEHAKARGAKIYAELVGYGATSDGYDMVAPSGEGAVRCMQMAMSTVDEKIDYINTHGTSTPAGDMKELQAVNETFGSDIPLVSSTKSLSGHSLGAAGVHEAIYCLLMMENDFITASANVEELDPAAGNIPVVTTRKDNANLNTIMSNSFGFGGTNASLVFKKYQG comes from the coding sequence ATGCGTCGTGTAGTAGTAACAGGCTTGGGCATTGTCAGTTGCCTTGGCAATGATAAAGACAGCGTTTTAAACTCGTTGCGCGAGGGCCAATCTGGTATTCGCTTCGCTGAGGATTATAAAGAAAATGGCTTTCGCAGTCATGTTTGTGGACGCATCGATCTTGATGCAGACACCATTGACCGTAAAGTTCGCCGCTTTATGGGTGACGCTGCAACTTACGCTTACGTTTCAATGCAACAAGCCATCACAGATGCAGGCTTAACCGAAGAACAAGTTTCTAACATTCGTACCGGCCTTGTCGCAGGCTCAGGTGGTGCATCAGCGCGAAACCTAGTAGAAGCGGCTGATACATTACGTGAAAAAGGCGTTAAGCGTGTAGGCCCTTACCGTGTTACGCAAACTATGGGCAGTACTGTATCAGCTTGTTTGGCAACGCCTTTCAAAATCAAAGGTGTTAATTACTCCATTACTTCTGCCTGCTCAACCAGTGCACACTGTATTGGTAACGCAATGGAATTAATCCAACTAGGCAAACAAGATATCGTATTTGCTGGTGGTGGCGAAGAAGAAAGCTGGACACAAACTTGTATGTTTGATGCCATGGGCGCACTGTCTTCTAAGTACAATGAAACTCCAGAAAAAGCCTCTCGTGCTTACGACGCAAACCGTGATGGTTTCGTAATTGCAGGCGGCGGCGGTATGTTAGTGATCGAAGAACTTGAACATGCCAAAGCTCGCGGTGCAAAAATCTACGCAGAATTAGTTGGTTACGGTGCAACTTCTGACGGCTACGACATGGTAGCGCCATCCGGTGAAGGTGCTGTACGTTGTATGCAGATGGCGATGAGTACTGTGGACGAAAAAATCGACTACATTAATACTCATGGTACAAGTACTCCAGCGGGTGATATGAAAGAGCTGCAAGCTGTTAACGAAACCTTTGGCAGTGACATCCCACTCGTTAGCTCAACCAAATCTTTGTCTGGCCACTCTTTAGGTGCAGCCGGCGTTCATGAAGCCATTTACTGTCTTCTAATGATGGAAAATGACTTCATTACGGCTTCTGCTAACGTAGAAGAACTTGACCCCGCTGCTGGCAATATCCCGGTGGTGACGACTCGCAAGGACAATGCGAATCTAAACACTATCATGTCAAACAGCTTCGGCTTCGGTGGTACAAACGCCAGTTTGGTATTCAAAAAATACCAAGGCTAA
- the fabA gene encoding bifunctional 3-hydroxydecanoyl-ACP dehydratase/trans-2-decenoyl-ACP isomerase codes for MTTASSFEKDELLKCGHGEMFGAGNAQLPVGNMLMMDRITHISAEGGEHGKGEIIAELDIHPDLWFFECHFPGDPVMPGCLGLDAMWQLVGFFLGWKGNKGRGRALGSGEVKFTGQILPTAKKVTFHINLKRVIERKLVMGIADGSVKVDGREIYTAKDLRVGLFTSTEDF; via the coding sequence ATGACTACAGCTTCATCTTTTGAAAAAGACGAACTATTAAAATGTGGCCACGGTGAAATGTTTGGCGCAGGTAATGCCCAGCTTCCTGTTGGTAACATGCTAATGATGGATCGCATCACTCATATCTCAGCTGAGGGCGGTGAACATGGCAAAGGCGAAATCATTGCCGAGTTAGACATCCACCCAGATCTTTGGTTTTTCGAATGTCACTTCCCTGGAGACCCCGTCATGCCAGGCTGCCTAGGCTTAGATGCTATGTGGCAGTTGGTAGGTTTCTTCCTTGGATGGAAAGGCAACAAAGGTCGTGGACGCGCGCTTGGCTCAGGTGAAGTAAAATTCACTGGTCAAATCTTACCGACTGCTAAAAAAGTGACCTTCCACATCAACTTAAAACGCGTTATTGAACGTAAGTTGGTAATGGGAATCGCTGACGGCAGCGTGAAAGTAGATGGCCGTGAAATTTACACAGCAAAGGATTTGCGTGTTGGTCTATTTACTTCAACAGAAGACTTCTAG
- a CDS encoding alpha/beta fold hydrolase codes for MDQTTRLVLSSWRYSLPEGHLQGYSHYQGMDRPSIHFLHGNGFAVQTYSKFLSQLEGYNLILQDAAGHGASSSGKGFVGWNATAERFLSSLSQCIKETPGSELIGMGHSFGGCMTILMNHHSDRSPFNRMVLLDPALFPPRLIWMMRGVKLAGLKRHIPLAKQASRRRTQWESYAQVHKSFYERGTFKGWETECLEDYIDSSLLKDEKGHYQLRCPTWMEAAIFSSYPKGLWKKIAKISVPTHIVLGKDTFDYFKESYRLCAKLNPNIHLVEVDGGHCFMQQDSSAAAQVVQKILQQHV; via the coding sequence ATGGATCAAACGACAAGGTTAGTTTTATCAAGTTGGCGGTATTCTTTGCCAGAAGGTCATTTGCAGGGGTATTCCCATTATCAAGGTATGGATAGGCCGAGTATTCATTTTCTTCATGGTAATGGTTTTGCTGTTCAAACCTACAGTAAATTTTTGTCGCAACTTGAAGGTTATAATCTTATTTTACAAGATGCGGCAGGACATGGTGCGTCGTCATCAGGCAAAGGCTTTGTTGGTTGGAATGCAACTGCTGAACGTTTTTTGTCATCTTTATCGCAGTGCATAAAGGAGACGCCTGGAAGTGAGTTGATTGGTATGGGGCACAGTTTTGGTGGTTGTATGACAATACTTATGAACCATCATAGTGATCGCTCTCCCTTTAATCGTATGGTTCTTCTGGATCCTGCTTTATTTCCACCGCGTTTGATTTGGATGATGAGAGGGGTAAAACTTGCAGGTTTAAAGCGTCATATTCCATTGGCAAAACAAGCCAGTCGTCGGAGAACGCAATGGGAAAGTTATGCTCAGGTTCATAAGAGTTTTTATGAGCGTGGTACTTTTAAAGGTTGGGAGACTGAGTGTCTAGAAGACTATATTGATTCTTCTTTGTTGAAAGACGAGAAGGGCCATTATCAATTGCGTTGCCCCACCTGGATGGAAGCGGCCATATTTTCAAGTTACCCCAAAGGGCTATGGAAAAAGATTGCGAAAATATCGGTACCAACTCATATTGTTTTGGGGAAAGATACTTTTGATTACTTTAAAGAGTCGTATCGTTTGTGCGCCAAGTTAAACCCCAATATTCATCTGGTAGAAGTAGATGGCGGTCATTGTTTTATGCAACAAGATTCCTCAGCAGCGGCGCAAGTGGTGCAGAAAATTTTGCAACAGCATGTATAA
- a CDS encoding polyprenyl synthetase family protein gives MQPIQIHDVVADEFGQVNEYIVSQLSSDIPLIEQIGYYIISNGGKRLRPLLVLLAAKSSNQLDDTQLLNAIKMATIIEFIHTSTLLHDDVVDESDMRRGKKTANEEWGNAPSVLVGDFLYSRAFQIMVDVGSMPCMEILAKTTNVIAEGEVQQLINCGDPDTTEASYLKVIQYKTAKLFEGAALCGAVVAGASEVHQEALRLYGMYVGTAFQLIDDVMDYTSTAEEMGKSVGDDLSEGKPTLPLIYTMKHGTKEAQQRVRQAILTGGLDQLEEIIKDVQSCGAIDYTQQQAQQQADLAIEVIEPLPESKYKDTLIALAHASVKRRN, from the coding sequence ATGCAACCTATACAAATACACGATGTTGTGGCCGATGAATTCGGTCAGGTAAACGAATATATTGTGTCGCAACTTAGTAGTGACATCCCACTAATTGAGCAGATCGGTTACTACATTATTAGTAATGGCGGCAAACGTCTACGCCCTCTTCTGGTATTATTGGCAGCCAAAAGCAGCAATCAGTTAGACGACACTCAACTACTCAATGCCATTAAAATGGCAACCATTATTGAATTTATCCATACCTCCACTCTATTGCACGACGACGTTGTCGATGAATCAGATATGCGTCGTGGCAAAAAAACAGCCAACGAAGAGTGGGGTAATGCACCAAGCGTATTAGTGGGTGACTTCTTATACTCTCGCGCTTTTCAAATCATGGTGGACGTGGGCAGCATGCCATGTATGGAAATCCTAGCAAAAACCACTAACGTTATTGCGGAAGGCGAAGTACAGCAACTGATCAATTGTGGTGACCCTGATACAACCGAAGCGAGTTACCTTAAAGTGATTCAATACAAAACAGCGAAGCTGTTTGAAGGAGCCGCTTTGTGTGGTGCCGTGGTTGCCGGTGCAAGCGAAGTCCATCAGGAAGCTTTGCGTCTATACGGGATGTACGTTGGCACGGCATTTCAGCTCATTGATGATGTGATGGATTACACCAGCACAGCTGAAGAAATGGGTAAGAGCGTAGGTGACGATTTATCTGAAGGCAAACCCACATTGCCTTTAATCTACACCATGAAACATGGCACAAAAGAAGCACAACAAAGAGTCAGACAAGCCATTTTAACTGGTGGATTGGATCAACTTGAAGAAATTATCAAGGATGTACAAAGCTGTGGCGCCATCGATTACACCCAACAACAAGCACAGCAACAAGCTGACCTTGCCATCGAGGTTATAGAGCCACTACCTGAATCGAAGTACAAAGACACACTGATTGCACTAGCACATGCCTCAGTAAAACGTCGCAATTAA
- the rplU gene encoding 50S ribosomal protein L21 produces MFAVIKTGGKQYRVQEGQTLKVEKLAVEEGGVVEFNDVLLVSNGDDVKVGAPAVEGAKVTAEVVSHGRGDKVKILKFRRRKHSMKRMGHRQWFTEVKVTGIN; encoded by the coding sequence ATGTTTGCAGTAATTAAAACTGGCGGTAAGCAATACCGTGTGCAAGAAGGCCAAACCCTTAAAGTTGAAAAGCTTGCGGTTGAAGAAGGCGGTGTTGTTGAATTCAATGACGTTCTTCTTGTAAGCAACGGCGACGACGTAAAAGTTGGCGCTCCAGCTGTAGAAGGCGCTAAAGTAACTGCGGAAGTAGTTTCTCACGGTCGCGGAGACAAAGTGAAAATTTTGAAATTCCGTCGTCGTAAGCATTCTATGAAGCGCATGGGACATCGTCAGTGGTTCACAGAAGTGAAAGTAACTGGTATCAACTAA
- the rpmA gene encoding 50S ribosomal protein L27, producing MAHKKAGGSTRNGRDSESKRLGVKRFGGQVVVPGNILVRQRGTQFHAGEGVKVGKDHTLFAVAEGQVKFEVKGKLKRRTVSVVAA from the coding sequence ATGGCTCACAAAAAGGCGGGTGGTAGTACTCGTAACGGTCGCGATTCCGAGTCGAAACGATTAGGTGTCAAGCGTTTTGGTGGTCAAGTTGTGGTTCCAGGTAACATTTTAGTACGTCAACGTGGTACTCAGTTCCACGCTGGTGAAGGTGTTAAGGTTGGTAAAGATCACACTTTGTTTGCTGTTGCAGAAGGCCAAGTGAAATTTGAAGTAAAAGGTAAGCTTAAGCGTCGTACAGTTTCTGTTGTAGCAGCTTAA
- the cgtA gene encoding Obg family GTPase CgtA: MKFVDEASIYVRAGKGGNGCLSFWREKFVAKGGPDGGDGGNGGSVILVADESLNTLIDFRYTKKYIADSGENGQGRDMTGAKGADLEIKVPVGTTVIDEDTGETLGDLVAIGQTLKVAQGGHRGLGNTRFKSSTNRAPRQTTKGTAGEERTLKLEMKVLADVGLLGLPNAGKSTFIRSVSSAKPKVADYPFTTLVPNLGVVKVKKHQSFVVADIPGIIEGASEGAGLGIRFLKHLVRNRILLHIVDLAPWDEVTPAEAAQIAVNELEQFSPALAERERWLILNKTDMVPQDELEERCQSVIDALGWEGRTYRVSAISGEGTEVLCLDLMTVLEEQRTLLAESEEAREQEAAVRRQIDEEGRNRILSLREKRRKAGQMLEDDDDFDDDDYDVEVEYVG; encoded by the coding sequence GTGAAATTTGTTGATGAAGCCAGTATCTACGTAAGAGCAGGTAAGGGCGGCAATGGGTGTTTGAGTTTCTGGCGCGAGAAGTTTGTCGCAAAAGGAGGCCCAGATGGCGGTGATGGAGGTAATGGCGGTAGTGTTATCTTGGTGGCGGATGAGTCACTCAATACGCTAATCGATTTTCGCTACACCAAAAAGTACATCGCCGACAGTGGTGAAAATGGCCAGGGTCGTGATATGACAGGTGCCAAAGGGGCTGACCTTGAGATCAAAGTGCCAGTGGGAACAACCGTCATCGATGAAGATACCGGGGAAACGCTTGGGGATTTGGTGGCTATTGGTCAAACGTTGAAAGTGGCGCAAGGAGGTCATCGTGGTTTGGGTAATACGCGTTTTAAATCCAGCACTAACCGCGCGCCGCGTCAAACGACCAAAGGTACTGCAGGTGAAGAGCGGACATTAAAATTGGAAATGAAAGTGTTGGCGGATGTGGGTCTATTGGGTTTGCCAAATGCTGGTAAGTCGACTTTTATTCGTTCTGTCTCATCCGCGAAGCCTAAAGTGGCAGATTATCCATTTACTACCCTAGTACCAAACTTGGGTGTGGTAAAAGTGAAAAAGCATCAGAGCTTCGTGGTTGCTGACATTCCTGGGATCATCGAAGGGGCGTCTGAAGGGGCAGGTCTAGGTATTCGTTTCTTAAAGCACTTGGTGCGTAATCGTATCTTATTGCACATTGTTGATCTTGCGCCTTGGGATGAAGTGACACCAGCGGAAGCGGCACAAATTGCTGTGAATGAGTTGGAGCAATTTAGTCCGGCTTTGGCGGAGCGTGAGCGCTGGTTAATATTGAATAAGACTGACATGGTGCCACAAGACGAATTGGAAGAGCGTTGCCAAAGTGTCATCGATGCGCTTGGCTGGGAAGGTCGCACTTATCGTGTATCGGCTATTTCAGGTGAGGGTACAGAAGTTCTGTGTCTTGATTTGATGACTGTGTTGGAGGAGCAACGCACCTTGTTGGCGGAAAGTGAAGAAGCACGCGAGCAAGAAGCGGCGGTACGTCGTCAAATTGACGAAGAAGGCCGTAATCGTATTTTGTCATTGCGTGAAAAGCGTCGTAAGGCTGGTCAGATGCTGGAAGACGATGATGACTTTGACGATGATGATTACGATGTGGAAGTGGAATACGTCGGCTAA